CAGCAAAATCGCAGTCAGTTCAGGGATAATTTAGATCTCAGAATTGGTTTACTGCTGGCTCAGTCGGATCAGGTCGAGGATGCGATCGCAACCTGGTCTCCCCTGACCACCTCCCAAACTACCGTCAGTAATGCCGCCGCCGCCTCCAGTTTAATGGGGCTATGGAGCGATCCACCTCAACTGCTGCCCAATGCTCAACAATCCCTTCAATCTCAGCTATCCGGCTGGTTTGAAGACCAAGCCTTAGAACGTCTGTTTACCTTATCTCAACGTCAAGACGACCTCACGACTTTACAGATTGACCAGCAAATCACGGCCAGCAGCGCCCTGGTTCGGGTCGTAACGATTAACGGCCTGACCTTGGTGGGGAACGGTGTCGGGGTCATTATTTTACTGTTTTGGCTCGTCCGATCTTGGCGACAACGAACCGGGGCGTCTAGTTCACCGCCATCCCCTCATCCCTTACAGGATTTTCAAATGCCACCCACTGATGCGAAGGTTGCACCCAATCTTGAGGCATCAGCCATTGATGAATCGCAAGTCTACTTAGCCCAAACAAGTCTGGCTAACTCAGTCTTGTGGCCTCCCGATCTGATCTGGCAAGTGATGGTGTTATGGTTTATTGCCTTCTTTGCGGTGAGTTTGTCGATTCCTGTACTGATCTATGTCTTAGGGATTAAACCGACTGCTTTAGGTGCTCGCCCCCAGGCCTATTTAGCCTTTTCCAACTATGCCATTCTGGTGGTGGTGGGCTTATCTATCTTGATCTGGTCTTTGAAAGGGTTTCTCTCCACTCCCTTCAAATGGTTTAGGATTCGTTGGCAGGGAAATTGGTTAGTCTGGGGAATGAGCGGTTATTTTGCAGCTCTCCCTCTCGTGATTTTAATTGCCCTGTTGAATCAAAAAATATTAGGTGATCAAGGGGGCGGAAATCCTCTGTTAGAGCTGATTATCCAAAGCCATGACCCCGTGACTGCTAGCCTCTTATTCATCATGGTGGCTGTTCTAGCGCCTGTCTTTGAAGAGATTCTATTTCGTGGGTTTTTCTTAACGTCTTTAACCCGATATCTTCCCATGTGGGGGGCAATCGGTATCAGCGGGATTGTATTTGCAGTCGCCCATCTCAACTTGGCCGATATCTTGCCGCTGTCTGTCTTAGGCTGTGTTTTGGGATTTGTGTATTCTCGTTCTCGGAATTTGCTGGCTTCGATGTTGTTGCACAGCCTGTGGAACAGTGGTTCGTTCTTGAGTTTACTGATTCTAGGGAGTAGTGCTCGTTAAAGATCTGTGATAGTCCATTGAGTATTGCTGATATCGATTAGCAATACTGGGTAACATCTTCACCACATTCATCAGCTAAGAAGACTAAAGCTTTAAACCGCAGTTCAACAAACTCATCGTAGGCTGGGTTTAGCTTGCACATCGGGGGAATATGAAATAATTCATGCCCGAAAAATACGATATCTCTTTCAAAAGGACATTGTGCAGGAATCAGTTGACAAATTCGATGGGCGACTTGAGGGTTTTCAAGATCAAGGGTCGAGAAATACCAGCGAACGACTTTCTTACAGAACGCTTTAATGGGATTAATGGGTGAAGGGCTAGGTGGGATATTCAGAGCGGTAGATTGCATCGTTTGATTCGATTTAAATAAGATAGGTACGTTTAGGAAAGTTGAAATAAAAGGCTTAATAGTTGTTATTTTGGGCTTCGATAGAGAAGTAACAGCCGAAAGCACAAGCGATAACCCAGATGCTTAAAATTTGAGTAATGATAGCTTCTAACATCAGAACGGACTCCTTGCTCTGGGCAGTAGTAGTAGAAGATGAATGCGAACTGCTTGGGGAATTAGCGGTCTGGACTCTTTTGTTACTGTTATTATGTTCAACTTGCCCCGAAAATCCTTGAGGATAATCACGGAACTTTCAAAGAAATAAACAGTATTTTTTTGCCGTGAATTGCGTAGATGTTCGCAGAAAGCTTCAGGGTCTCCGTATATTTATGGAACCTGGGTTCTAGAGCTTCATACTTAATTACGTATAAATGGAGAAAAATAAGGAGATTACATCAAGCAATTGTGAATATGATGCGTCAGTTTTGGCTTTGTTCTATTTGATATATCGTGAGATCGATAGAATTTTATGCCAGTTCTCTATTGAATCTCTGCAGATCTTCAGAACGAGTCAATTTGATATAGAGCTGTATGTGTCCAAGGTTGAGTTAGGCCTGAGCACCAGGCGTATTTGTGATTGCTTACACTGCAATCTCTTTGCAGAAGAGGTGGGGATAAGACTTGTGCGGTTTGCCTTGGTCGCATCAAGGTGCAGCTCTCACTGCATTGACTTCAGAGAAGGCCATTTTTAAAAGCACCATATCTTCTAGTTCTATAGCCGCTAGCGACAACACATATTGGGTAAGAGTATTCGACCTAAAAATTCTGAACTCCCTGGGCTATCGATAACAGACTTGTTCATGCTCTGTCCTTGGTGTAGTTGGGTATTGATAAAAAGACAGCTTAAATCTTAGAAAATAATTAAGAATTGAAATCAATGCCTACCTCTCAGTAATTGTCCTAAGGCTTGAAAAATCAGGAAAACAGACCTAATTCTTGTACTCTATGGAACAAATGACGAGCCAAAGGTTGCTACTGACTAGGTTGTGATTTGGTCCGTCATAAAATGGCGGTTTGGTAAGAGTCTGAAACTGAGAGAAGATTAAATAAAGTTAAAAAACATTGGTAGTATGTAGGAAAAAGAATCAAATATTTATTTTTAATCAATAAAAAATATAGTTCGATGATAAATCCATACTTTCCTGAACCAGACCTGTTCTCGGTCCGTTTAGGGCCACTACTGGGAGACTATCATTACTGGCTTAGTCGCTCTCGTTCCCTATTAGAGTTCGAGGAAATTGATTTTCTTGATACTCAACAGCAATCTGATTTACTCGGACGGGTGCACCAAACTTTGTCAGAGGTGATTGCTGCTCGCAGTCTATTCAAAGCAACATATGGACAAATTGGGATTGAGCTAAATTTGCTGGAAACCTGGCATGATCTAGTGTCTGAGTGTTGGCAGATCATGATCCAGCTTCGTCTAGGGCAGTCAAATTGAGCAAAATGGTTTAAATTTCAAAGAAGACTAGATCACTATAATTATAATTTCAGCTTGCATTAAAAGATGTCAGGCTACGAGCAATCCCTGAAATAATCTTGGCTTGGGAGGGCTATGGATGATGCTTCAGATTCTATATATGATTGCCTTTATCGTGTTAGCGGTATTGGCGGTAGGCAACTTGATCCGTAACGTTTATTCGGTGGGCTTTCTATCCCAGCGCGATTATCACTTGCCCCTTCCTCCTCCCGCTTATCCAGAAGATAAGCCTCAATTAGTCCCCCATCCAGAGCTTCTGGATGAAGCTGGCAATGTGATTGATGAGCCTCTGCTCGTCATGCGTTCCATGAGTGTAGAGGATGCCCGAGAGCAGTTAGATGCCCTTTACAATCAATCACCAGGCTCTAAAGAGGACGTTTAGGCCGCTAGGCTCCATTTGCGGCTTGCCCATAATGGTGAGAGTCTGTGCCGACGAGCATCCTCTTTCGTTGTAACCCTTGATATCCAATGGTGGAAAATTCTCAACCGCCAGATCCCTCCTGCCCTCCTCAGTCGATCTCCAAAAAGTTTTGGCAGCCAGGTCCAGCCAAGAAATTTCTCAAAACTGCTCGACACTTATTACAGCCGATCCGGCAAGGTAGCCAATCCTTAAAGCGATACTTTCAGATCGATGAGCAAGAGGTTGCGGCTATCTTAGAGCGGGTGAAAGCAACCTTACCGACCACAGAAGTCATTTTGATTGGTAAGCCTCAATCAGGCAAAAGTTCCATTATCCGGAGTCTAACGGGGGCGACTACAGACATTATTGGCCAAGGGTTCCGTCCCCATACCGCTCATACTCAGCAATATGCATATCCCACGGAGGAGCTACCGCTTCTCTATTTCACCGACACGATGGGATTGGGAGAGGCCCAGCCAGATACCTCTGATCCGATGATGGAGCTATCGCAGCTTCTCACCCCTGACAGCAGTCTGACTGTCGATACGCCGTCAGCGAAGGTCATGATTCTCACCGTAAAACTGAATGATTTTGCAACGGACTTTCTACAAAATGTGATTGCACAGCTTCGAGAGCAACATCCTCAAGTTCCCTGCCTGCTAGCGGTCACTTGTGCCCATGAACTCTATCCCCCTCATGTCGAGAATCATCCTGCTTATCCCCCTAATGAGGCTGAGGTCTCACGAGCGTTTGCCGCGATCCAAAAGCAGTTTGAAGGCATCTGCGATCGCAGCGTCTTGATTGACTTCACTCTGGAGGAAGATGCATTTACTCCCCTGTTCTATGGTTTGGATACCTTTGTAGACCAGTTGGCAGAGCTACTGCCGGAAGCCGAATCGAGACTCCTCCATCAAATCCTAGATGATGCCGGTATCGGGACTGAAATTGGCTCCCTTTATCGGGAAACCAGTCGACGCTATTTGACGACCTTTGCCGCTATGGCGGCGACTTTAGCGGCAGTTCCTCTGCCGTTTGCAACGATGCCAGCTTTAACGGCACTTCAAGTCACGTTAGTCAGTCTCTTAGGGCGACTATATGGCCAATCCCTCAGTTTGTCCCAGGCTGGGGGAGTGATTAGTGCGATCGCAGGTGGTTTTATTGCGCAAGTTGTAGGCCGTGAACTGATCAAGTTTGTACCTGGCTTTGGTAGTGTGGTCGCTGCGACTTGGGCTGCTGCCTATACCTGGGCCTTAGGAGAAGGGGCTTGTGTCTATTTTGGCGATCTATTGGGGGGTAAAACACCTGATCCTCAGCAAATCCAGCAGACGATGCAGCAATCTTTCCAAGAAGCCAAGATCCGGTTTAAGGGAGAGGTTTGGTCGGCAGACTCTCAATCCCCCCCGACAGAATAACCCTTATTTCCCGACAGAATAACCCTTATTTATGGAAACAATGTAGATCCGGCTCTCTTATTCAGACTGTTCGGATCGAATACGCAGGGAGAGAGATTGTGCGGTTCCCCCCTCTAGCTGGACGAGGGTATCTAAGTGTTGAGCAGAGTGGGATAAAGCGTTGGCCGAATATTGGATTAAATGAGTTTGCTTCATAAAGGTATCGACTCCAGGGCCAGAGCTATAACGTGCTGTTCCTGCAGTCGGTAGATTGGGATTGGCACCTACCAGCAACTGACCTGTCGAGGGAGGCGTGTGAGACCCCATGAGAATGGAGCCAGCATGGCGAATATGCTCCACCAAACGCCAAGGATCATGAAGGGCAAGGGAAACCTGAGCGGGGGCCATCCCATTGACGAGGGACGTCGCGTTTTGTATATCGTCTACGGTGATGACTAAGCCATAGTGGGCGATCGCTTTTTCCGTCAATATCCCATAGCTGGATAAGGTCTGATTCACTTCCAAGACGACCTTGGTCGCCAGGGTTGTATCTGAGGTGATTAAAATAGCTGCTGCGAGGGGGTCAGATTCAGCCTGCGCTAATAGGTCCGCAGCAATATACGAAGGATTGGCGGTATGGTCTGCCAGAATAACCAGTTCTGGAGGTCCGGTTAGAGCATCGAGGCCTACAGAGCCATACACTAATTTCTTCGCCAGGGTGACGTAGATATTTCCACTACCGGCAATGACATCTACCGCAGGAATCGTGGCTGTCCCATAGGCCAAAGCTGCAATGCCTTGGGCACCTCCCACCCGATAAATCGCTTCTATGCCAGCTTCCTGGGCTGCGACAAGTACGGCAGGATGCATCTGTTGTTCTGGCCTGGGTGGCGTCAACATCACAATGTTGGGGACACCAGCGACAACGGCTGGAATCGCATTTAAAAGGATTGGACTCGGAGAAATGTTTTGAGCCCCTCGGATATAGAGACCTACCCGATCCACGGGGGTGTAGCGTTGACCCACCACGACTTGGTGATCACCAAAGTGGACCTGACTTTGACGGCGTTGCTTGAGGTGAAAGGCTTTAATCTGCTGGGCATACGACCGAATGGCGTCCAATTGCTCCTGAGAAATTTGTTGATATGCTGCATCTAGTTCGGCACCGCTCACTTTGAGTTGGTCTAGGCTTAAGGTGAGGTGGTCGAACTCAGCGGTATATTGAAGCAGGGCTAAGTCACCTTGGCGTTGGACCGATGCTAGGACTTCTCGAACGGTCGATTCTTTGTGCAAAAGAGAGTCATCCTGAGTGCGATCGCAAATCCGTCTCAGTTCTGCAATTGCCTCCGCTTGCTGGGTAATGGTTCGGAGCATGACTCTGAAATGCCTATCTGCAACCGCCAGGGAAAGGATGCCATTCTCTGCAAATGTAACGCATTTACTGAGGAGGTGGGGGACAATGAGCGGCTCATGCCACCGGGTTAAAGTCGCCCCAGGCTTTGGTTAACGGCATGCTTTACTCTTGTCCTCAGCTTAACTCGAAAATTTATAAAGGGCCTATTGACAATTGGTGCTACAATATCCCTTTGGGTAATTAATCGTTCCATATTGGAAGTCTGCTGAGCAACTAAACGTGGCCAATATCAAATCTGCAAAAAAACGAATTCTAATCGCTGAACGGAATCGTTTGCAAAACAAAGCTTACAAATCAGCGATCAAAACTTTCACTAAGCGGTTTCAAGCAGCGGTGGATGACTACAAAAATAATCCCTCTGATGATCAGCTTGCTGCGATACAGAATGAGATGTCCGTGACTTACAGCAAAATTGATAAAGCTGTCAAGGTCGGGGTTTTTCATCGAAATACAGGCGCTCGGAAGAAAGCCGGTTTAGCTCGGATCCTCAAAGCAGCGACTTGAGGTTGGGCACCGTTTTTCCTGAAATCTAGATATAGCTGATTTTTTACTCTAGATTCTGTCTCCACCGCTTTGGACATTGCTTCTTCATGCAACTCATAGACACTCATGTTCATTTGAACTTTGATGTTTTTCAGCCTGATCTCGACCAGATAGCTCAGCGTTGGCGTGATCATCACATTGTGAGGTTAGTCCATTCTTGTGTTGAGCCATCGGAGTTTGAACAAATCCAAAGTCTGTCCCAGCGTTTTTCTGAACTCTACTATGCAGTAGGTGTCCATCCTCTAGATGTCGAGAAATGGACTGCTGAGGCAGAAGCTCAGATGCGATTGATGGCCAAATCTGATTCTAAAGTGGTGGCTATCGGTGAAACCGGTTTAGATTTCTTCAAAGCCAATAACTTCGATCAACAAAAGCAAGTCTTTTGGACCCATCTCCAGATGGCTCAGCAACTGCAGCTCCCAGTGATTATTCACTGCCGAGAAGCGGCAACCGCAATGGTGGAGTTGCTCGAAAAATTTTGGGGAATACACGGGTCCGTGAAGGGAGTGATGCATTGTTGGAGTGGCACCCCAGAAGAGACGCAACAGTTCCTAGCGTTGGGATTCTATGTCAGTTTTAGCGGTATCGTCACCTTCAAAAATGCGGCTCAAGTTCATGAGTCCGCCCGTCTTGTGCCTTGCGATCGCATTCTCATAGAAACAGATTGTCCGTTTCTGGCACCTGTTCCTGTGCGAGGTAAACGCCGCAATGAACCTGCAAACGTAAGATATGTAGCTCAGCAGGTGGCGGATTTGCGAGGCGTCCCTTTAGAAGAATTAGCAGCTACAACGACTCAAAATGCCTGTCGATTATTCCAGTTGTCTTTACCCGTTCAATCTTAAAAAAGATTGATTTTCGATACAAACGTACCCTAAAATTGTTGATTCTATTCGCGCTGGGCGTGATTCTTAGAGGAGCTGTATGACTAACTCGATCTACACTCAACCCGCCTTTACTTTACCTGACTTAGTTGAAATTCAGCGGGAAAGTTTTCGTTCATTTTTGG
The genomic region above belongs to Acaryochloris sp. CCMEE 5410 and contains:
- a CDS encoding CPBP family intramembrane glutamic endopeptidase — translated: MANDQKIQQQQRYRLVLIILTAIVTFLISVELISSWSQPKAQSQLNLYQSDLLLQASEWQPVVEDEAPTQTLSNPLLEADPVAAALKAYRQVRSSVQTDLERMEKTASSEDATAMAQQQNRSQFRDNLDLRIGLLLAQSDQVEDAIATWSPLTTSQTTVSNAAAASSLMGLWSDPPQLLPNAQQSLQSQLSGWFEDQALERLFTLSQRQDDLTTLQIDQQITASSALVRVVTINGLTLVGNGVGVIILLFWLVRSWRQRTGASSSPPSPHPLQDFQMPPTDAKVAPNLEASAIDESQVYLAQTSLANSVLWPPDLIWQVMVLWFIAFFAVSLSIPVLIYVLGIKPTALGARPQAYLAFSNYAILVVVGLSILIWSLKGFLSTPFKWFRIRWQGNWLVWGMSGYFAALPLVILIALLNQKILGDQGGGNPLLELIIQSHDPVTASLLFIMVAVLAPVFEEILFRGFFLTSLTRYLPMWGAIGISGIVFAVAHLNLADILPLSVLGCVLGFVYSRSRNLLASMLLHSLWNSGSFLSLLILGSSAR
- a CDS encoding Mo-dependent nitrogenase C-terminal domain-containing protein; the encoded protein is MQSTALNIPPSPSPINPIKAFCKKVVRWYFSTLDLENPQVAHRICQLIPAQCPFERDIVFFGHELFHIPPMCKLNPAYDEFVELRFKALVFLADECGEDVTQYC
- a CDS encoding DUF2605 domain-containing protein, translated to MINPYFPEPDLFSVRLGPLLGDYHYWLSRSRSLLEFEEIDFLDTQQQSDLLGRVHQTLSEVIAARSLFKATYGQIGIELNLLETWHDLVSECWQIMIQLRLGQSN
- a CDS encoding DUF2973 domain-containing protein, producing the protein MLQILYMIAFIVLAVLAVGNLIRNVYSVGFLSQRDYHLPLPPPAYPEDKPQLVPHPELLDEAGNVIDEPLLVMRSMSVEDAREQLDALYNQSPGSKEDV
- a CDS encoding GTPase family protein; translation: MVENSQPPDPSCPPQSISKKFWQPGPAKKFLKTARHLLQPIRQGSQSLKRYFQIDEQEVAAILERVKATLPTTEVILIGKPQSGKSSIIRSLTGATTDIIGQGFRPHTAHTQQYAYPTEELPLLYFTDTMGLGEAQPDTSDPMMELSQLLTPDSSLTVDTPSAKVMILTVKLNDFATDFLQNVIAQLREQHPQVPCLLAVTCAHELYPPHVENHPAYPPNEAEVSRAFAAIQKQFEGICDRSVLIDFTLEEDAFTPLFYGLDTFVDQLAELLPEAESRLLHQILDDAGIGTEIGSLYRETSRRYLTTFAAMAATLAAVPLPFATMPALTALQVTLVSLLGRLYGQSLSLSQAGGVISAIAGGFIAQVVGRELIKFVPGFGSVVAATWAAAYTWALGEGACVYFGDLLGGKTPDPQQIQQTMQQSFQEAKIRFKGEVWSADSQSPPTE
- the hisD gene encoding histidinol dehydrogenase, encoding MLRTITQQAEAIAELRRICDRTQDDSLLHKESTVREVLASVQRQGDLALLQYTAEFDHLTLSLDQLKVSGAELDAAYQQISQEQLDAIRSYAQQIKAFHLKQRRQSQVHFGDHQVVVGQRYTPVDRVGLYIRGAQNISPSPILLNAIPAVVAGVPNIVMLTPPRPEQQMHPAVLVAAQEAGIEAIYRVGGAQGIAALAYGTATIPAVDVIAGSGNIYVTLAKKLVYGSVGLDALTGPPELVILADHTANPSYIAADLLAQAESDPLAAAILITSDTTLATKVVLEVNQTLSSYGILTEKAIAHYGLVITVDDIQNATSLVNGMAPAQVSLALHDPWRLVEHIRHAGSILMGSHTPPSTGQLLVGANPNLPTAGTARYSSGPGVDTFMKQTHLIQYSANALSHSAQHLDTLVQLEGGTAQSLSLRIRSEQSE
- the rpsT gene encoding 30S ribosomal protein S20, coding for MANIKSAKKRILIAERNRLQNKAYKSAIKTFTKRFQAAVDDYKNNPSDDQLAAIQNEMSVTYSKIDKAVKVGVFHRNTGARKKAGLARILKAAT
- a CDS encoding TatD family hydrolase, whose protein sequence is MQLIDTHVHLNFDVFQPDLDQIAQRWRDHHIVRLVHSCVEPSEFEQIQSLSQRFSELYYAVGVHPLDVEKWTAEAEAQMRLMAKSDSKVVAIGETGLDFFKANNFDQQKQVFWTHLQMAQQLQLPVIIHCREAATAMVELLEKFWGIHGSVKGVMHCWSGTPEETQQFLALGFYVSFSGIVTFKNAAQVHESARLVPCDRILIETDCPFLAPVPVRGKRRNEPANVRYVAQQVADLRGVPLEELAATTTQNACRLFQLSLPVQS